From a single Brassica oleracea var. oleracea cultivar TO1000 chromosome C5, BOL, whole genome shotgun sequence genomic region:
- the LOC106293358 gene encoding uncharacterized protein LOC106293358 isoform X4 has translation MNRHTGVISKQEIYRVADQSLTVSFSNGSVLSPLDDIPVSVSFPPDGFRFHTHDEFQALCGLRGDLYDVVGHLRLVNGQFLTDRPVLDESEIISMRHILVHLQKKNGLVDFLQHYMSRIVY, from the exons ATGAACAG ACATACCGGCGTCATCTCAAAGCAGGAAATTTATCGCGTTGCTGATCAGAGTTTAACAGTTTCGTTCTCCAACGGCTCTGTTCTCTCTCCTCTTGACGACATCCCTGTCTCTGTCTCTTTTCCCCCAGACGGGTTCAGGTTCCACACACATGACGAATTCCAAGCTCTCTGTGGACTCAGGGGTGACCTCTACG ATGTCGTTGGCCACTTGAGGCTGGTGAATGGACAGTTTCTCACTGACCGTCCCGTCCTTGACGAGTCCGAAATAATCAGCATGCGTCACATTTTGGTTCATTTGCAGAAAAAAAA TGGATTGGTGGATTTTCTACAACATTATATGTCTAGGATAGTCTATTAA
- the LOC106293358 gene encoding uncharacterized protein LOC106293358 isoform X2, with translation MNRHTGVISKQEIYRVADQSLTVSFSNGSVLSPLDDIPVSVSFPPDGFRFHTHDEFQALCGLRGDLYDVVGHLRLVNGQFLTDRPVLDESEIISMRHILVHLQKKNSGCCLTLSYIAVQTMGSSSLFEVSAIHEQCP, from the exons ATGAACAG ACATACCGGCGTCATCTCAAAGCAGGAAATTTATCGCGTTGCTGATCAGAGTTTAACAGTTTCGTTCTCCAACGGCTCTGTTCTCTCTCCTCTTGACGACATCCCTGTCTCTGTCTCTTTTCCCCCAGACGGGTTCAGGTTCCACACACATGACGAATTCCAAGCTCTCTGTGGACTCAGGGGTGACCTCTACG ATGTCGTTGGCCACTTGAGGCTGGTGAATGGACAGTTTCTCACTGACCGTCCCGTCCTTGACGAGTCCGAAATAATCAGCATGCGTCACATTTTGGTTCATTTGCAGAAAAAAAA TTCAGGCTGCTGTCTTACGTTGAGCTACATTGCGGTTCAAACAATGGGGTCATCTTCACTTTTTGAAGTTTCAGCCATTCATGAACAGTGTCCCTAA
- the LOC106293358 gene encoding uncharacterized protein LOC106293358 isoform X3: protein MNRHTGVISKQEIYRVADQSLTVSFSNGSVLSPLDDIPVSVSFPPDGFRFHTHDEFQALCGLRGDLYDVVGHLRLVNGQFLTDRPVLDESEIISMRHILVHLQKKKLLSYVELHCGSNNGVIFTF from the exons ATGAACAG ACATACCGGCGTCATCTCAAAGCAGGAAATTTATCGCGTTGCTGATCAGAGTTTAACAGTTTCGTTCTCCAACGGCTCTGTTCTCTCTCCTCTTGACGACATCCCTGTCTCTGTCTCTTTTCCCCCAGACGGGTTCAGGTTCCACACACATGACGAATTCCAAGCTCTCTGTGGACTCAGGGGTGACCTCTACG ATGTCGTTGGCCACTTGAGGCTGGTGAATGGACAGTTTCTCACTGACCGTCCCGTCCTTGACGAGTCCGAAATAATCAGCATGCGTCACATTTTGGTTCATTTGCAGAAAAAAAA GCTGCTGTCTTACGTTGAGCTACATTGCGGTTCAAACAATGGGGTCATCTTCACTTTTTGA
- the LOC106293358 gene encoding pentatricopeptide repeat-containing protein At2g31400, chloroplastic-like isoform X1: MNRHTGVISKQEIYRVADQSLTVSFSNGSVLSPLDDIPVSVSFPPDGFRFHTHDEFQALCGLRGDLYDVVGHLRLVNGQFLTDRPVLDESEIISMRHILVHLQKKNKVFGDGVLRRAVHALSRAIYLPPHLSRCNMGAVRLQRWLREPATLKLLTVHDRRNTRAYKTMRSRDQQEQTSHVAASSFVALPCFVNNL, encoded by the exons ATGAACAG ACATACCGGCGTCATCTCAAAGCAGGAAATTTATCGCGTTGCTGATCAGAGTTTAACAGTTTCGTTCTCCAACGGCTCTGTTCTCTCTCCTCTTGACGACATCCCTGTCTCTGTCTCTTTTCCCCCAGACGGGTTCAGGTTCCACACACATGACGAATTCCAAGCTCTCTGTGGACTCAGGGGTGACCTCTACG ATGTCGTTGGCCACTTGAGGCTGGTGAATGGACAGTTTCTCACTGACCGTCCCGTCCTTGACGAGTCCGAAATAATCAGCATGCGTCACATTTTGGTTCATTTGCAGAAAAAAAA CAAAGTTTTTGGAGATGGAGTGCTAAGGCGAGCTGTTCATGCCCTTTCAAGGGCTATTTATTTACCGCCCCACCTCTCCAGATGCAACATGGGAGCGGTTAGGTTGCAGCGATGGCTGCGTGAACCTGCTACACTCAAACTTCTAACCGTCCATGATCGTAGAAATACAAGAGCTTACAAGACAATGCGTTCAAGAGACCAACAAGAACAGACCTCTCACGTTGCAGCATCTTCATTTGTAGCTCTGCCCTGTTTTGTAAACAATTTATGA
- the LOC106343675 gene encoding photosystem II 5 kDa protein, chloroplastic, translated as MASMTMTATFLPAVAKLPSTTGGRRLSVIRASTSDNTTSLQVKETQNSTTMRRDLMFTAAAAAVCSLAKVAMADEEEPKRGTDAAKKKYAQVCVTMPTAKICRY; from the coding sequence ATGGCATCGATGACCATGACAGCCACATTCCTCCCTGCCGTCGCTAAGCTCCCCTCAACCACCGGCGGACGAAGGCTCTCGGTGATCAGAGCTTCAACGAGCGACAACACAACCAGCTTACAAGTCAAGGAGACACAGAACAGCACCACGATGAGGAGGGATCTCATGTTCACAGCTGCTGCTGCGGCCGTTTGTTCCTTGGCTAAGGTAGCCATGGCAGACGAGGAGGAGCCCAAACGAGGGACAGATGCAGCTAAGAAGAAGTACGCTCAAGTTTGTGTCACAATGCCGACAGCCAAGATCTGTCGCTACTGA